A section of the Amblyomma americanum isolate KBUSLIRL-KWMA chromosome 2, ASM5285725v1, whole genome shotgun sequence genome encodes:
- the LOC144119714 gene encoding uncharacterized protein LOC144119714 translates to MMKVFVVFVLLAVVAAAVGLPRLDVDSIYISAQESPDQPPAGLPGFANNSDGNQGGGEQLGFGIDGERGQGGPPGLQRPPPPWFLNGTWSGPGWQMGYERPPLPPPFPNNGDQNQGSRPMRGMPPPADGGSNQGGQSGFGGTLPTGLRNNAGTDQEGGSGSPGALPPLFPNIDDGFRRPPSPWREGNQDNQGNQGIQGNPGNQGNQDNQGNPGNQGNEEGGPGFGRGPPPDFLRGATSSEENIPGLGRRPLRGFRRGDESSEERPRLGRPRWPPRESGSASSEEEIPRFGRSRLAPSGSIFGGVSMEYTKPENSLLALAFK, encoded by the exons ATGATGAaagtcttcgttgttttcgtgCTATTGGCAGTCGTTGCTGCAGCTGTTG GTTTGCCGCGCCTTGACGTTGACAGCATTTATATAAGCGCCCAGGAGAGCCCTGACCAAcctccagcaggtttgccaggtTTTGCAAACAATAGTGACGGCAACCAAGGAGGCGGAGAACAGCTTGGCTTCGGGATTGATGGAGAGCGGGGCCAAGGCGGTCCACCCGGACTCCAGCGACCACCGCCACCTTGGTTTTTGAATGGCACATGGAGTGGCCCGGGGTGGCAAATGGGATATGAGAGACCACCTCTTCCACCTCCTTTTCCAAACAATGGGGACCAAAATCAAGGAAGCCGGCCTATGCGAGGCATGCCACCACCAGCTGACGGTGGAAGCAACCAAGGAGGACAGAGTGGATTTGGAGGGACATTACCGACGGGTTTACGTAATAATGCTGGAACTGACCAAGAGGGAGGATCAGGATCTCCAGGAGCGCTGCCGCCTCTTTTTCCGAATATCGACGATGGATTTCGACGACCGCCGTCTCCTTGGCGTGAAGGTAACCAAGACAATCAAGGTAACCAAGGTATCCAAGGCAACCCAGGTAACCAAGGCAACCAAGACAACCAAGGTAACCCAGGTAACCAAGGCAACGAAGAAGGCGGGCCTGGATTCGGAAGGGGTCCACCACCCGATTTCCTAAGAGGTGCAACGAGCAGTGAAGAAAACATTCCTGGGCTTGGAAGGCGCCCACTCCGGGGCTTCAGAAGAGGTGACGAAAGCAGTGAAGAAAGACCTAGATTAGGAAGACCTCGGTGGCCTCCCAGAGAGAGTGGAAGTGCCAGCAGCGAAGAGGAGATTCCTCGATTTGGAAGAAGTCGTCTTGCTCCTTCAGGAAGTATTTTTGGAGGAGTGAGTATGGAATACACAAAACCCGAAAACTCTTTGCTTG CACTGGCCTTTAAATAA